A genomic window from Desulfonatronovibrio magnus includes:
- the ftsZ gene encoding cell division protein FtsZ, giving the protein MEFQEIEMEGNARIKVVGVGGGGGNAVNNMICSAMKGVTFIVANTDVQALKHSRAEHKIQLGEKLTKGLGAGADPEVGKEAAQESIDQLKETLEGCDMVFVTAGMGGGTGTGAAPVIARVAREMEALTVAVVTKPFYFEGKRRRSQGDKGIEALKEVVDSIITIPNDRLLSLASKKASFLEMLKKADEVLYYGVKGISDLIMVPGLINLDFADVKAVMSQMGLAMMGTGIAKGEGRAREAAMKAITSPLLEDVSIDGARGVLMNVTCGTDLAIDEVSEAAEIIHEAAHEDAQIYFGTVFDQEIEDEIRITVIATGIEGAFDKVEDKNPNVTKLDTQKTNTRLVKRPRSMQVNPDSRENLNIPTYLRTKKNIDSLANADGKTGSTKKNEEFIFDEDEFEIPSFIRRQAD; this is encoded by the coding sequence ATGGAATTTCAGGAAATAGAAATGGAAGGCAATGCCAGGATAAAAGTAGTAGGTGTTGGAGGTGGCGGTGGAAATGCTGTCAACAATATGATTTGTTCGGCAATGAAAGGTGTGACCTTTATAGTAGCCAACACTGATGTTCAGGCCTTGAAGCATTCTAGAGCAGAGCACAAGATTCAGCTGGGCGAGAAGCTGACCAAGGGACTGGGAGCCGGAGCTGATCCGGAAGTTGGCAAGGAAGCTGCTCAGGAGAGTATTGATCAGCTCAAAGAGACCTTAGAAGGGTGCGACATGGTGTTCGTTACTGCTGGAATGGGCGGTGGCACAGGTACAGGAGCAGCACCGGTCATTGCCAGGGTTGCCCGGGAGATGGAGGCTCTTACGGTTGCTGTTGTGACCAAGCCCTTTTATTTTGAGGGCAAAAGGCGGCGCAGTCAGGGCGATAAAGGTATTGAAGCTCTCAAGGAAGTGGTGGACAGTATTATTACCATTCCTAATGACCGACTTCTATCGCTGGCCTCGAAAAAGGCATCTTTTCTTGAAATGCTGAAAAAGGCCGACGAAGTACTTTATTATGGCGTTAAGGGCATTTCCGATCTGATTATGGTCCCTGGACTCATTAACTTAGATTTTGCAGACGTCAAGGCGGTAATGTCTCAGATGGGGCTGGCCATGATGGGTACAGGCATTGCCAAGGGTGAAGGACGGGCCAGGGAAGCAGCCATGAAAGCCATAACCAGTCCTTTATTAGAGGATGTATCCATTGATGGAGCCAGGGGAGTTCTTATGAATGTTACATGTGGTACTGATCTGGCCATTGACGAGGTCAGTGAAGCTGCTGAGATAATTCATGAGGCAGCGCATGAGGATGCCCAGATCTACTTTGGAACAGTCTTTGATCAGGAGATTGAGGACGAAATCAGGATTACCGTTATTGCCACAGGCATTGAAGGAGCCTTTGACAAGGTTGAAGATAAAAATCCCAATGTTACCAAACTGGATACCCAGAAAACCAATACCAGACTGGTCAAAAGACCGCGGTCCATGCAGGTAAATCCCGACAGCAGAGAAAATCTGAATATCCCTACATACTTGAGAACCAAGAAGAATATTGATAGTCTTGCCAATGCTGATGGAAAGACAGGGTCTACCAAAAAAAATGAGGAGTTTATATTTGATGAGGATGAGTTTGAGATACCTTCATTTATCAGGAGGCAGGCTGATTAG
- a CDS encoding uracil-xanthine permease family protein translates to MDNSTTMPYQLRIKDSLMGAQILFVAFGALVLVPLLTGLDPSVALFTAGLGTLIFQFITGRQIPIFLASSFAFIAPIIYGVQTWGIPATMCGLMAAGLLYVLLSIIISLRGPGVILRVLPPIVTGPVIMVIGLVLAPVAVNMALGKTGDGSVQLVPETTALIISMLSLGVTIAVSIFAKGIIRLIPILAGIMVGYAVCIPLGLVDFSPVREASWIAVPNFTFPEWNWHAILFIVPVAIAPAIEHFGDIMAISSVTGKNYIEKPGINKTLLGDGVATSVASMLGGPPNTTYSEVTGAVALLKIFNVGVMTWAAIFAILLAFVAKLGALLSTIPVPVMGGIMILLFGAIMVVGIGSLVRAGVDMMQPRNMAIAAVIVVFGIGGMSFSAGEFSLQGIGLAGIVGVVLNLVLPRKQAIAD, encoded by the coding sequence ATGGACAATTCCACCACCATGCCATACCAACTGCGCATCAAAGACAGCCTGATGGGTGCGCAGATTCTGTTCGTGGCCTTTGGAGCTCTGGTTCTCGTCCCCCTGCTCACCGGACTTGATCCCAGTGTAGCCCTTTTTACAGCCGGTCTTGGCACCCTGATCTTTCAATTCATAACCGGCAGACAAATTCCCATTTTTCTGGCCTCTTCCTTTGCTTTTATCGCTCCTATTATTTATGGAGTACAAACCTGGGGCATTCCTGCCACCATGTGCGGTCTCATGGCTGCGGGCCTTTTGTATGTACTGCTGAGTATAATCATTTCCCTGCGCGGACCTGGGGTTATTCTTCGCGTTCTGCCTCCCATTGTAACTGGTCCGGTGATAATGGTCATAGGCCTGGTCCTTGCACCTGTGGCGGTCAACATGGCCCTTGGTAAAACAGGAGACGGTTCTGTTCAGTTAGTTCCGGAAACAACAGCACTGATCATATCCATGCTTTCTCTTGGAGTAACCATAGCTGTTTCAATATTTGCAAAGGGAATTATCAGGCTGATTCCCATACTTGCCGGGATCATGGTTGGATACGCAGTCTGTATTCCTCTTGGGCTGGTAGACTTTTCACCTGTCAGGGAAGCGTCCTGGATTGCTGTCCCCAATTTCACCTTTCCTGAATGGAACTGGCACGCCATCCTGTTCATAGTGCCTGTGGCCATTGCACCAGCCATTGAACATTTTGGAGACATTATGGCCATCAGCTCTGTAACTGGCAAAAACTATATTGAAAAGCCCGGCATCAATAAAACACTTCTTGGGGATGGTGTTGCTACTTCAGTAGCCTCCATGCTGGGCGGACCTCCAAATACCACTTACTCTGAAGTTACAGGGGCTGTAGCCCTGCTTAAAATATTCAATGTGGGAGTAATGACATGGGCTGCTATCTTCGCCATTTTACTGGCCTTTGTGGCCAAATTGGGCGCACTTCTTTCCACTATTCCGGTTCCGGTCATGGGTGGAATCATGATCCTGCTTTTCGGGGCCATCATGGTTGTGGGAATTGGCAGTCTGGTTCGGGCCGGGGTTGACATGATGCAGCCCAGAAACATGGCCATAGCCGCTGTTATTGTTGTTTTTGGAATTGGCGGAATGTCATTTTCTGCCGGAGAATTCTCATTGCAGGGTATTGGACTGGCCGGAATAGTCGGGGTTGTTCTGAATCTGGTCCTGCCGAGAAAACAGGCAATAGCTGATTAG
- the zupT gene encoding zinc transporter ZupT: MFEENIMLAFSLTLLAGLSTGIGSFIAFFTKHTNKAFLSIALGFSAGVMIYISFVELMPEALEMLEPEHGHNLAAWIMTAGFFAGVFFIAVIDRMVPEHENPHEARRVEDLNEGIDRGKMHRMGIFAALAIAIHNFPEGMATFFATLADPTLGIAIAIAIALHNIPEGIAVAVPIYYSTKSRAKAFWLSLSTGLAEPLGALIGFMILRPFISPTSMGFIFAFIAGIMVFISLDELFPAAKEYGKGHLAIYALIAGMLIMAITLLLLM; encoded by the coding sequence ATGTTTGAAGAAAATATCATGCTCGCTTTTTCCCTGACCCTCTTGGCCGGATTATCCACGGGCATAGGCAGTTTCATTGCTTTTTTCACTAAACATACCAACAAGGCTTTTTTATCCATAGCCCTGGGTTTTTCCGCCGGAGTCATGATTTATATTTCATTCGTAGAACTCATGCCCGAAGCTTTAGAAATGCTTGAACCTGAGCACGGTCACAACCTGGCGGCCTGGATCATGACCGCCGGCTTTTTTGCCGGAGTATTCTTCATTGCCGTGATAGACCGTATGGTGCCGGAACATGAGAATCCCCATGAAGCAAGAAGAGTAGAAGATTTAAATGAAGGTATAGACAGAGGCAAAATGCACAGGATGGGAATTTTTGCTGCCCTGGCCATTGCCATACACAACTTTCCCGAAGGCATGGCAACCTTTTTTGCCACCCTTGCTGATCCTACTTTGGGAATAGCTATAGCCATCGCCATTGCACTGCACAACATCCCGGAAGGAATTGCCGTGGCTGTGCCCATTTATTACTCCACTAAAAGCAGAGCCAAGGCATTCTGGCTGTCACTTTCCACCGGTCTGGCCGAACCCCTTGGCGCATTGATCGGCTTCATGATTTTGCGGCCCTTCATATCTCCCACATCCATGGGCTTTATTTTTGCCTTTATCGCGGGAATAATGGTTTTCATTTCTTTAGATGAACTCTTCCCCGCAGCCAAGGAGTACGGCAAAGGGCATCTGGCCATCTATGCCCTTATTGCGGGCATGCTGATTATGGCCATTACTCTGCTTTTGCTGATGTGA
- a CDS encoding radical SAM protein: MSGSVLKEAGEWGGRLPVALVFPERERVALSTLGWQMVYQQLSADDGFYVQRFFLSQDMTRACSPDTGRALVQFPLICFSLNFEGDFPNIIKILNAEGIPLYADQRSDWPVIMAGGPVAFLNPYPLLPGFDFIFVGESEAGFSLSARVIRDCWLDNLGSKAALEQVKTLPGILTSETGLPVKRLIMPGLTGTLEKPAFSTFVSGASVFKDSLLLEVNRGCPYGCRFCAAGFIYRPHRQSRLEDLKKLVREQSPGKVGLVGTALTDWADLKHFLHWLYSKGIKFSLSSMRASGLDEDFLQFLRRAGARSITLAVEGISQRIRTAINKNFDEDIFFQVVKNLSTQRYNTLKLYFILGLPGEEIDDFNDLSVFLKRLNQARKEGMGNRHKGLDLINISVSMFVPKPWTPLQWSRMDKENFFNEKVKIFKKMCTGYKGLRFQAEKPFAARVQGLLSKGDEKLYELIILAAETGSWKKALREWPGRMEEYIDQDLSLDQSFVWDGLDVGVSKSYLMQEWEKYFRVMQTKPCPDTGCLKCRRCGMEKFM, from the coding sequence ATGTCCGGCAGTGTTTTAAAAGAGGCAGGAGAGTGGGGCGGACGTTTGCCAGTGGCACTGGTGTTTCCAGAACGGGAGCGCGTTGCACTGTCCACTCTGGGGTGGCAGATGGTTTATCAGCAACTGTCAGCTGATGACGGGTTTTATGTGCAGAGGTTTTTTCTCAGCCAGGACATGACCCGTGCCTGCAGTCCTGATACAGGCAGAGCTCTGGTGCAGTTCCCGTTAATATGCTTCAGTCTTAATTTTGAAGGTGATTTTCCCAATATAATTAAGATTTTAAATGCTGAGGGTATTCCCCTTTACGCAGACCAGAGAAGTGACTGGCCTGTTATCATGGCAGGTGGGCCTGTTGCATTTCTCAATCCATATCCTTTATTGCCCGGGTTTGACTTTATTTTTGTTGGGGAATCCGAGGCAGGGTTCAGCTTGTCCGCCAGAGTAATCAGGGATTGCTGGTTAGATAATCTTGGCTCAAAGGCTGCATTGGAGCAGGTCAAAACTCTCCCGGGAATACTTACTTCTGAAACTGGACTTCCTGTTAAAAGGCTGATTATGCCGGGCCTGACAGGAACCCTTGAAAAACCTGCTTTTTCAACATTTGTTTCAGGTGCATCAGTCTTCAAGGACAGCCTGCTGCTGGAAGTTAATCGAGGGTGTCCCTATGGGTGCAGGTTTTGCGCAGCTGGATTTATTTATCGCCCTCACAGGCAGTCCAGACTGGAAGATTTAAAAAAACTGGTGCGTGAGCAATCTCCTGGAAAGGTAGGTTTAGTTGGTACCGCTCTTACAGACTGGGCGGACTTAAAGCATTTTTTGCACTGGCTTTACTCTAAAGGTATAAAGTTTTCCCTGTCATCCATGCGGGCCAGTGGGTTGGATGAAGATTTTCTTCAGTTTTTGCGCAGAGCAGGGGCCAGAAGCATAACTCTTGCTGTGGAGGGGATCAGTCAGAGAATCAGAACAGCAATTAATAAAAATTTTGATGAGGATATATTTTTTCAGGTTGTAAAAAATTTAAGCACTCAGAGATACAATACTCTGAAATTATATTTCATTCTGGGATTGCCAGGAGAAGAAATTGATGATTTTAATGATCTGTCGGTTTTTCTCAAAAGACTGAATCAGGCTAGAAAAGAAGGAATGGGCAATAGACATAAGGGCCTGGATCTGATTAATATCAGCGTGTCCATGTTTGTACCCAAACCCTGGACTCCTCTGCAATGGTCACGCATGGATAAGGAAAATTTTTTCAATGAAAAGGTCAAGATATTTAAAAAAATGTGTACAGGATACAAGGGGCTCAGATTTCAGGCGGAAAAGCCCTTTGCTGCAAGGGTTCAGGGGTTGTTGTCAAAGGGAGATGAAAAGTTATACGAGTTGATCATTCTTGCTGCTGAAACAGGCAGCTGGAAGAAAGCATTGCGGGAATGGCCGGGCAGGATGGAAGAATACATTGACCAGGACTTGTCCTTAGATCAGAGTTTTGTCTGGGATGGCTTGGATGTTGGAGTCAGCAAGTCTTATCTAATGCAGGAATGGGAAAAATATTTCAGAGTTATGCAAACTAAACCCTGTCCTGATACAGGATGCCTGAAATGCAGGCGCTGCGGCATGGAAAAGTTTATGTGA
- a CDS encoding amino acid ABC transporter substrate-binding protein — translation MCSRFCATVLVKVLFVIVFGISGLFNTHAQAAAEPEHVVFGVSLDLTGSHAHMSAMQKKGFLLWEKHVNAAGGILGRQVQVSILDNQGCLEKLYDHYQQMLSTDKADFVFGPYSSAHTETVVPLFEEYKIPVLASGASAPSLWEHGYKYLFGLYSPADQYAQGFLEIMSMRNIRNIAMINSPDIFSRSAAQGALQWAQRLGMNITIFEEVELDYDEFVAVAARAREKDAQALMKFGYFEASVMMRRAILDADYKPAAYYSTVGPVSDAYYENLRELSENTFSTAIWRYHSNLVYPGVHRFNADFELSYGQAPNYHAATAYAAGQLMVRAMETSGSFDLQQLREVLAQKRAFTVLGRYGVNYRGAQIRHVPFTVQWQRGQQEIVWPPSLSTSQPRLEYGR, via the coding sequence ATGTGCTCGAGATTTTGCGCTACTGTATTAGTAAAGGTTTTATTTGTAATTGTTTTCGGTATCTCCGGGTTATTCAATACTCATGCTCAGGCTGCTGCAGAGCCTGAACATGTTGTGTTTGGAGTCAGCCTGGACCTCACAGGTTCTCATGCCCATATGAGCGCAATGCAGAAAAAGGGCTTTCTTCTCTGGGAAAAACACGTCAATGCCGCCGGCGGCATTCTGGGCCGTCAAGTGCAGGTCAGCATTCTGGATAATCAGGGGTGTCTTGAAAAACTTTATGACCATTACCAGCAAATGCTCTCCACGGACAAGGCTGATTTTGTTTTTGGACCATATTCCAGTGCACATACTGAAACAGTTGTCCCTCTTTTTGAGGAATATAAAATTCCTGTGCTGGCTTCAGGAGCTTCTGCACCTTCATTGTGGGAACATGGCTATAAGTATCTCTTTGGCTTATACAGTCCTGCGGATCAATATGCTCAGGGTTTTTTAGAGATAATGTCCATGCGTAACATAAGAAATATCGCCATGATCAATTCTCCGGATATTTTTTCCAGAAGTGCGGCTCAAGGTGCCTTGCAATGGGCCCAGCGCCTGGGTATGAATATTACCATTTTTGAGGAAGTGGAGCTTGATTACGACGAGTTTGTCGCAGTGGCAGCCAGGGCAAGGGAAAAGGATGCTCAAGCACTTATGAAGTTCGGCTATTTTGAGGCTTCCGTCATGATGCGCAGGGCCATCCTGGATGCAGATTATAAACCTGCAGCATACTATTCCACAGTGGGTCCGGTTAGTGACGCATATTATGAAAATCTAAGAGAGCTCAGTGAAAATACATTTTCCACAGCCATATGGCGTTATCATTCAAATTTAGTATATCCTGGAGTGCACCGCTTTAACGCAGACTTTGAGCTGAGTTACGGTCAGGCTCCCAACTATCACGCAGCTACGGCATATGCGGCAGGTCAGCTGATGGTTAGAGCCATGGAAACAAGCGGCAGTTTTGATTTGCAGCAATTGCGCGAGGTACTGGCACAAAAAAGGGCATTTACTGTTCTTGGCCGCTACGGAGTGAATTACAGGGGGGCCCAGATCAGACATGTACCTTTTACTGTTCAGTGGCAAAGAGGTCAGCAGGAGATAGTCTGGCCTCCGAGCCTGTCTACTTCACAGCCGAGGTTGGAATATGGACGGTGA
- a CDS encoding AI-2E family transporter, with amino-acid sequence MQLVKNWFENQFNNPQVVILLVLLLSGFAVIYFLGKMLVPFFAGLIIAYLLDGVVKQFTKRGAPQLLAVIITFLFFVMILFFTFFWLVPMLTKQITQLVQQLPSMIAEAQNLLLQLPEHYPKFISEEQVFEIFSVIRGEVGKLAQNILSISVASVMGLITLLVYLVIVPLLVFFFLKDKEKILEWFSSFLPRDRSLAVQVWEDVNMQIANYIRGKTWEIIIVWICTYLIFTILKLQYAVLLGAIVGFSVLIPYVGAAVATVPVALVAYFQWGLGSEFVWVLIVYAIIQMLDGNVLAPLLLAEVVDIHPVGVIAAILVFGGLWGFWGIFFAIPLATLVQAVIRAWPKQVHADLNDLADEEAAD; translated from the coding sequence ATGCAATTAGTCAAAAATTGGTTTGAAAACCAGTTTAACAACCCGCAAGTAGTTATACTGCTTGTCCTGCTGCTTTCAGGATTTGCAGTGATTTATTTTTTGGGCAAGATGCTCGTTCCTTTTTTTGCGGGACTGATAATTGCCTACCTGCTGGATGGCGTTGTCAAGCAGTTCACAAAAAGGGGAGCTCCGCAATTACTTGCAGTCATCATTACTTTTTTGTTTTTTGTAATGATCCTGTTTTTTACCTTTTTCTGGCTGGTTCCCATGCTGACCAAGCAAATCACCCAGCTGGTGCAGCAGTTGCCCTCGATGATAGCAGAAGCTCAGAACCTCTTACTTCAGCTTCCAGAACATTATCCCAAGTTTATTTCGGAAGAACAGGTATTTGAAATTTTTTCAGTCATCAGAGGCGAAGTTGGTAAACTGGCTCAAAACATATTGTCTATATCGGTTGCTTCAGTGATGGGGCTGATCACATTGCTGGTTTACTTAGTTATTGTGCCTTTGCTGGTATTTTTCTTTCTCAAAGATAAAGAAAAAATTCTGGAATGGTTTTCTTCATTTCTGCCGAGAGACCGCTCCCTTGCTGTACAGGTGTGGGAAGACGTCAACATGCAGATTGCCAACTATATAAGAGGCAAAACCTGGGAAATTATTATTGTCTGGATCTGTACTTACCTGATATTTACCATTTTAAAACTACAGTATGCTGTTCTTCTTGGAGCCATAGTGGGCTTTTCAGTGCTCATACCCTATGTGGGGGCTGCAGTGGCTACGGTACCAGTTGCCCTGGTGGCGTATTTTCAATGGGGGCTGGGTTCAGAATTTGTCTGGGTTCTTATTGTTTATGCCATTATTCAGATGCTGGATGGCAATGTTCTGGCCCCTCTTCTTCTGGCTGAGGTAGTGGATATTCATCCTGTAGGTGTAATTGCTGCAATCCTTGTGTTTGGAGGTCTGTGGGGATTCTGGGGCATCTTTTTTGCCATACCTCTTGCAACCCTGGTTCAGGCTGTTATCCGCGCCTGGCCAAAACAGGTCCATGCAGATTTAAATGATCTGGCTGATGAGGAAGCCGCAGATTGA
- the ftsA gene encoding cell division protein FtsA: protein MAKADLIVGLDLGTTKISAVVGEMTPEGVDIVGIGTSPSTGLRKGVVVNIEQTVQSIKKALEEAELMAGCEIRAVYAGIAGSHIKGFNSHGVIAVKGGEVGSRDVERVIDAAKAVAIPLDREVIHILPQEYIVDDQRGIADPLGMAGVRLEVKVHIVTGAVSSAQNIVRSCHRSGLDVSDIVLESLASSKAVLTEEEREIGVALVDIGGGTTDVAIFSNDSIKHTGVIAIGGANLTNDIAFGLRTPMVAAEKIKTRYGCALADMIEEDEVIEVPSVGGRPSRKLSRHVLAEICEPRMEELLVLVDQELLRSGFKNSIGAGVVLTGGASLIEGSQELAEQIFGLPTRIGYPRKVGGLKDVVNNPMFATAVGVLIYGAEKESTEKSFRIRDKNMFNRILTKMRKWFVDIK from the coding sequence ATGGCCAAAGCTGATCTAATCGTAGGGCTAGATCTGGGCACCACAAAAATATCCGCTGTTGTGGGCGAAATGACACCCGAAGGCGTGGATATTGTGGGGATTGGAACAAGTCCGTCCACTGGTCTGCGCAAAGGAGTGGTGGTGAATATTGAACAGACTGTCCAGTCAATAAAAAAGGCCTTAGAAGAGGCGGAACTCATGGCAGGCTGTGAAATCAGGGCAGTGTATGCAGGCATTGCCGGCAGCCATATAAAGGGCTTTAACAGTCATGGGGTTATTGCTGTCAAAGGTGGCGAAGTGGGCAGCCGTGATGTAGAAAGGGTCATTGACGCGGCCAAGGCTGTAGCCATTCCTCTGGATCGGGAAGTAATACATATTTTGCCGCAGGAATATATTGTGGATGATCAGAGAGGTATTGCTGATCCTCTTGGAATGGCCGGAGTCAGGTTAGAGGTCAAGGTGCATATAGTGACCGGAGCTGTTAGCAGTGCTCAAAATATTGTTAGATCCTGCCACCGCTCCGGTCTTGATGTGTCAGATATAGTTCTTGAATCTCTTGCTTCATCCAAGGCTGTGCTTACCGAGGAAGAAAGAGAGATAGGAGTAGCCCTGGTGGATATTGGCGGCGGCACCACTGATGTTGCCATATTCAGCAATGATTCCATTAAACATACTGGCGTTATTGCCATAGGAGGAGCCAATCTGACCAATGATATTGCTTTTGGTCTGCGAACACCCATGGTGGCAGCAGAAAAAATCAAGACCAGATATGGTTGTGCTCTGGCAGACATGATCGAAGAAGATGAAGTTATCGAGGTACCCAGCGTTGGAGGACGACCTTCTCGGAAGCTGTCCCGACATGTTCTGGCTGAAATATGTGAGCCTCGCATGGAAGAGCTGCTGGTGCTCGTGGATCAGGAGCTGCTTCGTTCAGGTTTTAAAAATTCCATTGGCGCAGGCGTAGTCCTTACCGGTGGTGCTTCTCTTATTGAAGGCTCACAGGAATTGGCAGAACAAATTTTCGGGTTGCCTACCAGAATTGGTTATCCCAGAAAAGTAGGGGGACTTAAGGATGTAGTCAATAATCCCATGTTTGCTACTGCAGTAGGCGTGTTGATTTATGGTGCTGAAAAAGAGAGCACTGAAAAAAGTTTCCGCATAAGAGATAAAAATATGTTTAACCGCATTTTGACCAAGATGCGCAAGTGGTTTGTGGACATCAAATGA
- a CDS encoding DUF6899 family protein, translating to MPYISQTRREVFDSAISQLASQVQNQGELNYCIYKLSKLILERMGESYENISMCSSAMEHAKLEWYRKVLAPYEEVKIRENSDI from the coding sequence TTGCCATATATCAGTCAGACAAGAAGAGAAGTATTTGACTCTGCCATCAGCCAGCTTGCATCCCAGGTGCAGAACCAGGGTGAGCTCAATTACTGCATTTATAAGTTGTCAAAGCTTATTTTAGAGCGCATGGGCGAAAGCTATGAGAATATCAGCATGTGTTCTTCAGCCATGGAACATGCCAAGCTGGAATGGTACAGAAAGGTTCTTGCTCCTTATGAAGAAGTTAAAATAAGGGAAAACAGCGATATTTAA
- the upp gene encoding uracil phosphoribosyltransferase, whose product MAVHVVDHPLVRHKLGLIRQNDVGTNNFRALCLELTRFLFYEATKDLELESKTVQGWAGPVPVQSVKGKKITLVPILRAGLGMLDGALDLIPGAKVSVVGFYRNEETLEPVKYYVKLASDIANRTAIILDPMLATGGTLLATIDLLKSSGCRTIKGVFLVAAPEGLAKVTDKHPDIDIYLAAIDEKLNAQGYILPGLGDAGDRIFGTK is encoded by the coding sequence TTGGCTGTTCACGTGGTTGATCACCCTTTAGTCCGGCACAAACTCGGCTTGATTCGCCAAAACGATGTTGGCACTAACAACTTTCGTGCCTTATGCCTTGAATTGACTCGTTTTTTATTCTATGAAGCCACTAAAGATCTTGAACTGGAGTCCAAAACAGTACAGGGCTGGGCCGGTCCGGTTCCAGTCCAATCCGTCAAAGGCAAAAAAATAACTCTGGTGCCCATCTTGAGGGCTGGACTGGGTATGCTTGACGGTGCCTTAGATCTCATACCCGGAGCCAAGGTAAGCGTGGTAGGCTTTTACCGCAACGAAGAAACTCTTGAACCGGTTAAATATTATGTGAAACTGGCTTCAGACATTGCCAACCGGACAGCCATCATACTTGACCCCATGCTGGCTACCGGAGGAACCCTGCTGGCCACTATAGATCTGCTCAAGTCTTCGGGATGCCGTACCATCAAGGGAGTATTTCTAGTGGCTGCTCCTGAGGGCCTGGCAAAGGTAACCGACAAGCACCCTGACATTGATATTTACCTTGCTGCAATAGACGAGAAACTCAATGCTCAGGGCTACATTCTTCCTGGACTTGGGGACGCTGGGGATAGAATCTTTGGTACAAAATAG
- a CDS encoding cell division protein FtsQ/DivIB produces MAYSASVRTGHRSVRSNKYRKPRKKGLIKGLFMGLLRLMGASFLLALSIIFLITVSIGILYGYNLAMHSDFFALKHIEVNGNKQLTYAKLTELMEVNPGDNVLQLRMSELQSRLRVNPWVESVSLQRVFPDKLVINISERQAYFWIQDGEKMCYADARGRIITSLSPGRFVSLPVLYIERDKREEDLESLVMMLENRAFPFSLQDISWINIRNSGTVEMRVESQRMKIIMDRKNLRSGPVKLNRLWADLRTRGETDSVQRIIIAGSHAWVAYRD; encoded by the coding sequence ATGGCATACAGCGCAAGCGTCAGAACTGGTCATCGTTCTGTTCGCTCCAATAAGTACAGAAAGCCTCGAAAAAAGGGCCTGATTAAAGGTCTTTTTATGGGCCTTTTGCGACTTATGGGTGCCTCGTTTCTGCTGGCTCTGAGCATAATTTTTCTGATAACCGTCAGCATTGGGATTCTGTATGGTTATAACCTGGCCATGCACAGTGATTTTTTTGCTCTTAAGCATATTGAAGTCAACGGGAATAAGCAGCTGACCTATGCCAAGCTTACAGAGCTCATGGAGGTAAACCCCGGTGATAATGTTCTGCAGCTGCGTATGTCGGAACTGCAATCAAGGCTCCGGGTCAATCCATGGGTTGAAAGCGTATCATTGCAGCGGGTTTTTCCTGATAAGCTGGTTATCAATATCAGTGAGAGGCAGGCCTATTTCTGGATTCAGGACGGTGAAAAAATGTGTTATGCAGATGCCCGGGGGCGAATCATTACCAGTCTCAGCCCGGGCAGGTTTGTCTCTTTGCCGGTTCTATATATTGAACGAGACAAAAGAGAAGAAGATCTTGAATCACTGGTCATGATGCTGGAGAACCGGGCATTTCCATTTTCATTGCAGGATATTTCCTGGATTAACATCCGGAACTCAGGCACCGTTGAAATGCGGGTGGAATCTCAAAGAATGAAAATAATTATGGACAGAAAAAATTTACGCTCCGGTCCAGTTAAGTTGAACCGACTTTGGGCTGATTTGCGAACCAGAGGGGAAACCGATTCAGTGCAGAGGATCATTATTGCAGGCAGTCATGCATGGGTGGCCTACAGGGATTGA
- a CDS encoding MoaD/ThiS family protein, with amino-acid sequence MASICFRAFSFLQAELDKLGVKALDECMAIEENETVDHLLTRLGIDKSLVEAAFINGRVQPLNIPLQDNDRVALIPPGTPGPYRVLLGIRDNKSDRKE; translated from the coding sequence ATGGCAAGCATATGTTTCAGAGCATTTTCATTTCTTCAGGCAGAGCTGGATAAGCTGGGCGTCAAGGCCCTGGATGAGTGTATGGCAATTGAAGAAAATGAAACTGTAGATCATCTTTTGACCAGGCTGGGTATTGACAAAAGTCTTGTAGAGGCTGCTTTTATCAATGGTCGGGTGCAGCCTCTGAATATTCCTCTGCAGGACAATGATCGTGTAGCACTGATCCCACCCGGTACTCCGGGACCTTACCGGGTTTTGCTGGGTATCAGGGATAATAAGTCAGACAGGAAGGAGTAA